The region AACCAAACTCTTTTAGTCCCTCAGCAAGCATTTTATTTAATGTTACTTCATCTTCTATAATTAGAATACGCATTAATTTTTTCCTATAAGTGAATATTTTGGCGAAATGATATCATATTTTTAGCTAACTTTAAAGTTTTTTTCAATTTTTTTTAATAATACTTTAACTTATAATTAAGATTTAGAATTATATCGCTTGCTTACACTTACCTTGCAGTCCCTTAAAATCGATGGTTTTGTGATTTTGATATGCATGCTTTTTATAGAAGAAAATTCTTTAATTAACTTTAAATTTATATTATTTAAAGCTTCTTCAATGAGCAAAAATTCACTTTTTATCATAATATCTTTAACTATTTCAACAACTTGTGCATAATTTATAAACTCTTTTTCATATAAATAGTCTATGTTAATATTGATAATAACATCTTGTGGAGTTACTCTTTCAAAATCTAAAATCCCAATAATGCATTGAAATTTCAGATCTTCTATATGAATAGTCACTAGAGTACTCTTTTTTCTTCACCTTTAAAAAGACGAATAATATTTGGAATATGTTTATAGTAAAGAATAAAAACAATTAAAACAACCGGAGCATGAGGCATCTCAGGATGAATATAGAAACTAGAAAATAACAGTGCACCAACTCCTGCAAGTGATGAAATAGATGAGATGCGAATTGTTTTAGCACCAATTGCCCAAACAACAAGGGCTATAATAGTCTCTAAGGGAAGCATAAACATCATCACACCCATTCCTGTAGCTATACCTTTACCACCTTCAAGTCCCAAGTATGGACTAAAACAATGACCAATA is a window of uncultured Sulfurimonas sp. DNA encoding:
- a CDS encoding dihydroneopterin aldolase; this translates as MTIHIEDLKFQCIIGILDFERVTPQDVIININIDYLYEKEFINYAQVVEIVKDIMIKSEFLLIEEALNNINLKLIKEFSSIKSMHIKITKPSILRDCKVSVSKRYNSKS
- the plsY gene encoding glycerol-3-phosphate 1-O-acyltransferase PlsY, producing MEFLYNTNVQFFIAAYLVGGIPFGLLLAKKFAGVDIKTSGSGSIGATNVLRVVKESNPDLAKKLGAATLALDAIKGILVLAIAYFMGMSESTLWGVAVLAVIGHCFSPYLGLEGGKGIATGMGVMMFMLPLETIIALVVWAIGAKTIRISSISSLAGVGALLFSSFYIHPEMPHAPVVLIVFILYYKHIPNIIRLFKGEEKRVL